The nucleotide window GGTACAGACAGCTCATCCCAGAGGGGACACGGCACATTGGAAGCACCTGCAACTTCACTGCCTCCTGGGGCAGAAATCCACTTTGCTCCCGTGTCTCCAGCTGCCTGCCCTCCCCACATACTAGCACTGGCAGGTTTCAGGGCACGGCAGGCTGTGCTCCAGGCAGGCTGCAAGCAGCATATGCCTTCAGGCAGGAGGAAGGGACCTGCACATCATTGGCTTGTCATTGTCACATGTGTGTTCTCTCTGGGACCATGATGGCAGCGTGCAGCCAGCCCTCAGGCCATGGTGGCAGCCACAGGCATTGTGGTGGCACAGAGTGAGCGtggggagcactgctggcacagGCAGATATCAGAGTGGGATTTGGGGCTCACCATTCAtcttcctgcagcaggagagAAAGGGATGGCAAACAGTCACCCCCTCAGCACTCAGAGGTTtcaggaagcagaaagaaagaaagaaaaaataataataataaaaaaaaaatccaataccaaaatttaaaaacaaacaaaacaaacaaaaaaaacattatttttattgttttccccCTAAAGTCTAAATACAGCCATGATTCAGCACTATAACAATGCTGCCTCAAGCAAAAGGAAACAAcctacccctctgctgctggtTGCACCAGGCATCTTGAGGATCAAACCCCAACGTGTAGAAAGCTCACCAGAAAAGGGCAGAAATGCTGCCAGGACATTGCACGGTCTGCAGAAATGGGCTGCAACACTCCCTCTGCTGAACCTTAAACATTTCCACCTGTACTGCAGGAATTGGTGCTCTGCAGCTCAGTTATACTTCTTATAGCTACCTGCATCAAGTGATGCTCCAAACCCAATTAAACACCTCATGGGTGCTTGACCAGGTCTGCcaggcaaaaaaaacccacagtgaGTCAACCTTGGCAGGAAATGTCTTAATATTTAATACACCTGACAATTCCCTCTTCACAACAtcctctttctttgttctttgctgtgTGCTAATTGGTAAGATGAAGTTTTAATAGGCTGGTTTTTAGCTGCACACAAGCAGCGCAGCACAGCCGGCTCACACCTAAACCACGCCCACTCGCAGTGCCCAAATTTCCCCAAGATGCTGAACTCGCAGGCCCacaatgagaagaaaaggagaactgAACAAACCTGTCCCCAAAAGCCTTGAAGGTACAAATGCAAAAAGTGACACCTCACAAAGTGGCCCTGGGTCTATGAGACCAAACGCCGTGCAGGCAGCCAGCCATGCTGCTCTCCCGCTTCCTCACAAGGatccctgctggcagcagcagctccatcagtCTCAGCACAGCATCACCCTCTGCCAAAAGGGAATGTGAGCGATGGCTGTAACAACCTCATGTGTGTGACCCAGGGCTCCAACTCCTGCTGCACTCGGTCcgcattttgtttcttttgctccTCACAGCGTAGTTTGATGAACATAGCCCTCCCACACACAAGATGAGGCTGTGTCCATAGTGTGTGAAAACCGGGACAAAACCCATCCCCAGAGAATCAGAATGCAGCTGGAAGGATCACCCACGAGGATCACCAAGTCGAGCTCCCGGTTCCACACAGCAACAGTCAAACCCAATGTCTGCAAGCAATGTCCCAGTGCTCtgtgagctccagcagctcagtgccgTGCCCGCTGCCCTGGtcaggctgttccatgcccaccgtCCTCTGGTGCAGAGCCTTTCCCAACCCCCggccctcccctggcacagctccatgccgttccctcggccCTGTCGCcgtcacacagagcagagctcagcgctgccctccgctccctatgaggagctgcagccgccatcaggctcccctcagctcctccgcTCTGTGCCCAGCACACCCAGGACCCCAGCGGCTCCAATGCCCCACCAGCAACGCCGCCCTCTCCCCAGTGCTCCTGAGCGCACATCACCTCACCCTGGGAGAACAGCCCTTAGCAGGACCCATGCCCAGTTCCCCCCCAGAACCCATTTCAGCCCCTCAAGCACCTCCACGACCCCGAGGCCCTGTCCCAACCCGTGCTGAGGACGCACCCCGTCCCCACCCGCCCTGCGGCGCTGAGGTCCCGCCGTGAACGCACGGCGCCGTGCCGGGCACGGTAAGCAAACGTCAGCATGGCGGGAGCCGAAATCCGAGCCCACCCTAACACCCAACCGCTACGATGCGATACGGGGGAGGAAACGGGAACCCCTGGCACAGCCTCTGCAATTTTCCAGCCTTCGGGTCCAGCGGGCTGCCCTGCTGGCGACAAGGCACGCGAACGCCCGCCCTTCAGCCCTGCACACCAGCCCGAGAAGGGAAGCAGAGGAATCGCTGCGGGCTCCGCCGCTCCACACCACCGCTGGCACCTgcctggggagggagggagggaggccGTCCCCGAACCCACCGAGGACACCCCCGCCTCAACCGGGCATCCCAAACCCGCAACCCGCACACTTACGCGCAGCCCCGGGCCATGGCAGNNNNNNNNNNNNNNNNNNNNGCCCCGCTGTCCCGGCCCGCCCCGAGCTCCCTGCCAGCGGTGCCCGCGGCGCTGAGGCCGCGGCTCGGGTTGGCGGTGCTACCCGCTGGAGCGGGACTCCCAGTTCTTCACTTATCAAACACCTTCCTGAATTACCCGCCTTCTTTCATCAGACCCCTCCTCCCTCGTTTAGCCCCGCGCTGGGAGATCTCAGCCCTGTGCCTGGATAACTTGGCAAAAGAGCGTGCTCGGAGTGAAGGGGTGGATGGCCGCTTCTATTTCTGGAGGTGTCACAATGCCCCGAAAGCGTGCTTCAGTCTATAGCTTGCGTTAATAGCTCCTGaatatcatagaaccatagaatcctGTAAAGCcttgtgttggaaggaacctcaaagtccccccagccccactccctcccgtgggctggttgcccccactgctcaggctgcccagggtcctatccaacccagccttgagcacctccagggatggggcacccataaCCCAGGTTTTAGCCCAAGGTCACAACATTTACTGGTCTGTTTACTGGTTCCTCATTCTGTGTGAACGGAGCTGCCAGGGGTGGTTGCCCAAAGTAGTTTTATTGAGAGCTCATCTTCACTTTCCACTAACGTGCAGGTGCGTGGTACATCTCTGAGGTGAACTCGGGGTGGATGGTGTAGCTGCCTCTCTGCATTCCTCCCAGCTTCTTGAAGTGGCTGGAGTCCCACCTAGAGAGGAGGCATGCGGAGCTACATGGACAGGACGAAACTCTGCTTCTGGCTGCCAGTACTGCAGAGACGAGCACTGCCCACACAGCCTCCCAACCTCTATCGGCACCTCTGGGCGCTGAGgccaagcagcagagctgaagttCCACTCTTACTCCTTGCACTGTCATTTTCCTAAAACCTTAATTTCCAGATCCATGTGAGTCCAAGAAAAGTCCAAGTGGAGAAGACTTTGAGAACCATCTCACCAAGGCTTGGGCGTGCAGACAGCTATGGAGACTTCAGTGCTCCTTGtttattcttgtttgttttcagtttctggTCTCAGAAATTTAAGGCCAATCATTTTTTGCAAGCCTAACTCCTAATTTTGGATCACGGGCAGTTGGTGCAGTAGCACAGTGACAACTAAGCTGGAGAACAGCCTCGTCTCTCCCTTGGCTGCTTCCCTGAGGGCTGTTCTAGCGAAAAAACTGCCTCTGCAGTGGAAAGATCCCAAAGACAAATACACAGGGATTAAGGACCTGCGGTGGGTGAAGGACATGGCTAATTACTGTGTAAAGGGCAGCATGACTGGGGAATGGCTCCTTGGATGAGAAATGCAGGCGATGGCAGAAAGCACAGGAGCTACACAGGCAGCACTAATGTGGCACCGAAATCTGTACAGCCAGGTTTAGGGGCACCACCGAGAGTTTGGGTGCTGTGCAGTCTCAAGGACCACAGGATGCGACCAAGCACAGCAACACCTGCCCTTGAGGGATGAAATTTAGTGGCTTCTTTTTCACAAATAGCAATAATGTGCTTCAGCTCAGCACACAATGGTGCCTGCTCTGCCTGGTTGTGGCCTACTTAatctgtaaaatggaggaaCTTGTTACTGACTGCATGACCAACATAATGGGGTCCACTACCCCTCAGgatctgctttctgcaccatcACCCCCAGAACAATCCTCTGAGCAATTTTGCATCATACCTAACAGAAAGGAACCTAGCCCCTTGCTGATGTTAGGTAAAATAATTGCTTTGCACCAGGGCAACCTGCCCTTGACTGGAGCACTCTCACACATAATCTGTTCGTACCTAGGGCTCATATATGGGTATGATGGCTGGGGGTGATGTGTAGGTGCACAGAACGTCACCATAGGGCTGTAATTGCAACATGGGATGCTCCTGCAAAAGACAAGAAGCACAGTGAGTGGTGGTCCTGAGAATAGTGGGCATATTTTTCCCAACCCACTCAACCAAACTCATCCTAACCCACCCAACCCAACTCATCTCACTTCAACTCAGGTCATTTGAATCCAAGCCATCCCAATCCAAACCAAAACACTCACTGATCCATTCACAGCCCATCCTAGCCCAGCTCAACCTTACAGTCCGTTCTGCTAGCGCATGGAGATGCCTCCTGATGGCAGGGTCCCCATCGACATAGTAGTCCATCCCTCGCAGGCAGTAGTGGCGACCAGAGCatgggctgtaatagccctggAAGGGTCTCCTCCCTGACATAGTGTACACAGGCTGCAGGGACGGTGGTGAGAGCCGCGACAGCCTGCGCAGCATGTCACCAACCACCTCCCTCTCTGCAAGCAGAAGGACAGAGTGGGTAGCAAAAAGGAGGAGCAGGCATCTGATCAAGCAGATAGCCACTAGCATGGCACGAGCACAGCTACAGCTGGAGCTCTGGATGAAGGCAGTTACCATATTGATTGAGGCAGGCGGGTTTCGGGGGATATGGCACAGGTATGCTTTGAAGAAAAGTCTCCATTCTCTTCTCCTGCAAGGAGTGATTGCAGCCTTTGCAACATTGCCACCATTTCACTGCAAAACCCAGGGTGCTGATGGCACCTGCGGTAGCTCCAATTTTGCAGGTTAAAAGGGGCCATGTCCTACCTTGGGCGGCAGGGGGAGGTAGGTGCTGTACTTGTTCCAGGCTGCACTATTGTAGGGACCTGCTCGCCAGGTGATGTACTTGTCCTCATTGACAAAAACTGGGCTGTATTTCTCTGAAATGAGAAACAGGCAGGACTGGCCTGTGGGGCTGGTGGCTGCTGATGGGGTCAGGGATGTGTGACACAGCTGGAACATCCCAGCTGCTCTCTGAGTCTCACAGATACAACACCATGGGTTCAGGGGCACTtcagaggtgctgctgctggggtcCTTGTTAAGGGCCACCAGGACCTTCACAGGTGTGAGTGCCACCACCTCCATTCGGCTGGTCAAGAGACAGTGGAGGCAGGGTGAAGGGTGGCCCTGAGAATGAAGGAGGGCATGTCCTCTCCAGCTCATCCCAACCCAACCCTGGGGGCCCAGAGGGACGTGTCCTTCAGGCATCACTGACCACCAGTAAGTGTTGAGGGACTACCAGTGGGGTGAGCCCAAGAGACCTCAACATGGGGATGTTGAACAGGTGGTTACAGCAAAGCCACAAGCACAAATGGCAAGTGAGGGCCACTTTGCCACCACTAGGGAAATGCAGAACGTAAAAGGAGGGGGGGCAGAGTTTCACCTGGCACTGGCAGC belongs to Meleagris gallopavo isolate NT-WF06-2002-E0010 breed Aviagen turkey brand Nicholas breeding stock unplaced genomic scaffold, Turkey_5.1 ChrUn_random_7180001957424, whole genome shotgun sequence and includes:
- the CUNH9orf24 gene encoding spermatid-specific manchette-related protein 1 isoform X2; this encodes MFLFAQKHKTPVSTYTDAYRPPCSMKKAIYEKVPLQLWKENKFVTQGLTMPQEQNMSHQGQSEKLLKAVMQEYLYRNAIDPTAYWPEKYWLTKPEEKYSPVFVNEDKYITWRAGPYNSAAWNKYSTYLPLPPKEKRMETFLQSIPVPYPPKPACLNQYEREVVGDMLRRLSRLSPPSLQPVYTMSGRRPFQGYYSPCSGRHYCLRGMDYYVDGDPAIRRHLHALAERTEHPMLQLQPYGDVLCTYTSPPAIIPIYEP
- the CUNH9orf24 gene encoding spermatid-specific manchette-related protein 1 isoform X1, with the protein product MFLFAQKHKTPVSTYTDAYRPPCSMKKAIYEKVPLQLWKENKFVTQGLTMPQEQNMSHQGQSEKLLKAVMQEYLYRNAIDPTAYWPEKYWLTKPEEKYSPVFVNEDKYITWRAGPYNSAAWNKYSTYLPLPPKEKRMETFLQSIPVPYPPKPACLNQYEREVVGDMLRRLSRLSPPSLQPVYTMSGRRPFQGYYSPCSGRHYCLRGMDYYVDGDPAIRRHLHALAERTVRSIPCCNYSPMVTFCAPTHHPQPSYPYMSPRWDSSHFKKLGGMQRGSYTIHPEFTSEMYHAPAR